Proteins from a genomic interval of Oncorhynchus clarkii lewisi isolate Uvic-CL-2024 chromosome 13, UVic_Ocla_1.0, whole genome shotgun sequence:
- the LOC139424585 gene encoding myomesin-2-like isoform X3 — MATKVMHFNQKKHVSHVSHHSSHTTKHVVKEHSSRKSSSKSVNQVQHTHTTEAMAEPAYTVPAFSQRSAGEIEEYQRVSSHVGKGLASIQKELHRMRVATKTQVENIEIKREVQEMMHKKGTSSTETDKAPDFLVALRPHAAWEKTPVKLFCTVGGHPRPIVKWYKGGKPVDPLSAPGKYKIESKYGVHSLIISRCVVSDTAEYSAVATNSHGSTTSKAFVTVNRPAGGAYGSCQLSGQVPHMTVIHHSKLEITMLDRFGVSFGTEGGSISLVCTMVVVPDLPNVPPLAQWYRDDKLLKAGKLAEIKVGGGAATLTLPHLAKDDEGLYTLRMWTKDGTTEHSAYLFVKDAAPSVAGAPGAPLSIKAFDINSDYVLVAWKPPNTTNEAAITGYFVDKRESGSATWSQCNDAPVRICKYPVHGLSVGHAYHFRVRAVNSAGISRPSRESDKVTALDPAERERLQVIKLDGKHEVVIKADDLEGNVTLPGEPTDVHASEIFKSYIVLSWKPPSPRGRAPLWYIIEKSVSGTGAWQRINTAVKLQSPRYPVFDLEAGKKYQFRVHSENLYGASEASKPTDPIEKVDEHGSERPVGVPSAPGQVVATRNTKSSVFVQWDPPKHPNHLIGYYIDASLVGSKAWAPCNHKPYKHTRFVVHGLTPGETYVFRVQAVNIYGLSDESQESTPIAVEPALTTPSAPHGITMLSCDGASMIIAWKSPKHCGGSKINAYYVDKRDADTLAWKEVNSAPTKTKTYTVDGLTEGTFYEFKVQAGNLAGVGVPSAPSTPLKCEAWTTTVPGPAYDLALREVRGDSLVILWKAPVYTGASAVTGYIVEMAKKGHHYHPLNEEAIGHCYLQVTGLEAGAEYTFKVKAVNAEGVGKASQTSEPVVAKALPGTQEIQCGVDEDTGDIFLSFEACEISETSNFAWSKNYKEISDCPRVAIETKGKHSKLTFVNPDVSDLGAFSVVVTDTDGVSASHTVTEDALNTMLELSYNIRHPIVPLKHQLNYEVLEKGHVRFWLQCLKMSPAVTYRFIVNDKEVTSSDSHKISHDVNTRVIQMTVDHFSKASEATYTVQIHDGRAKNQSSLVLVRDVFKAVLKEAEFQRSEHIRKQGPHFAEYLSYHVDDDCTVLLVCKVANVKKETVFHWLKDEEEIVLATPPNVMSGSVALPISLFSRKDQGHYKAKLSDDRGKDTSVFDISGQVFDDIINAIAHIAGSSASELVLQCTPEGIRLQCYMKYYTEEIRTAWLHKDSKISSSEKMRIAGTAEMAWMQIREPSEKEKGHYSIQIMDATKSHTRTFDLSGQAYTDAYEEYLRLKAAAFAEKNRGRVVGGLPDVVTIMEQKTLSLTCTVWGDPSPEVTWFKNENEVVSTEHAKITLEANKFASLTITAVTPEDSGKYSINVRNKYGGEFVEITVSVYKHGESPPEPKMGGRGATPAPLASKTPAQTPTPAQTPIPQTPTPSLKSPTPSLRSPTPTAKSPTPPRHVKSPSPARSLKSPTPPRK, encoded by the exons GAAATCAAGCTCTAAGTCTGTGAACCAGGTGCAGCACACCCACACCACAGAGGCTATGGCTGAACCAGCCTATACAGTGCCGGCGTTCAGCCAGAG GAGCGCCGGTGAGATAGAGGAGTACCAGCGAGTGTCTAGTCATGTTGGGAAAGGACTTGCTTCAATTCAGAAGGAGCTCCACAGGATGCGAGTGGCCACAAAGACCCAAGTGGAGAATATTGAGATTAAGAGAGAG GTGCAGGAGATGATGCACAAGAAGGGGACGTCGAGTACGGAGACGGACAAGGCCCCTGACTTCCTGGTGGCTCTGAGGCCCCACGCCGCGTGGGAGAAGACTCCTGTCAAGCTGTTCTGCACCGTAGGCGGTCACCCCAGGCCTATTGTCAAATG GTACAAGGGAGGAAAACCTGTTGACCCACTGAGTGCCCCAGGAAAGTACAAGATTGAGAGCAAGTATGGAGTACACAGTCTGATTATTAGCAG GTGCGTGGTGAGTGATACTGCAGAGTACAGCGCCGTGGCAACGAACTCCCATGGATCAACTACCAGCAAGGCCTTTGTCACTGTCAATA GACCAGCAGGGGGAGCCTATGGGTCCTGCCAGCTTTCTGGTCAAG TGCCCCACATGACTGTGATCCACCACAGTAAGCTGGAGATCACCATGCTGGATAGGTTTGGAGTGTCGTTCGGAACAGAGGGAGGTTCCATTAGTCTGGTGTGTACCATGGTGGTGGTCCCTGATCTGCCCAACGTACCACCATTGGCCCAGTGGTACAGAGACG ATAAACTGCTGAAGGCTGGGAAGTTGGCTGAGATTAAGGTTGGTGGGGGCGCTGCCACTTTGACTTTGCCCCACCTGGCCAAGGATGATGAGGGTCTGTACACCCTCCGCATGTGGACGAAGGACGGCACCACCGAGCACAGCGCCTACCTCTTTGTGAAAG ATGCTGCTCCCTCTGTGGCCGGAGCACCTGGTGCACCACTCAGCATCAAGGCGTTCGACATCAACTCGGACTACGTCCTGGTTGCCTGGAAACCCCCCAACACCACCAACGAGGCTGCCATCACCGGATACTTTGTGGACAA ACGTGAGTCTGGTAGTGCTACCTGGTCCCAGTGTAACGACGCCCCAGTGCGGATCTGTAAGTACCCCGTGCACGGCCTGAGCGTGGGTCACGCCTACCACTTCCGGGTCAGGGCTGTCAACAGTGCCGGGATCAGCAGACCGTCCCGGGAGTCTGACAAGGTGACTGCCCTGGACCCAGCTGAGCGAGAGAGACTGCAAG TGATTAAACTGGATGGGAAACATGAAGTAGTGATTAAAGCGGATGACCTGGAAG GTAACGTTACATTGCCGGGGGAGCCTACAGATGTGCATGCCTCAGAGATATTCAAATCATATATCGTGCTGAGCTGGAAACCCCCCAGCCCTCGTGGACGGGCACCACTGTGGTACATCATTGAGAAG TCCGTGTCAGGCACTGGGGCTTGGCAGAGGATCAACACAGCAGTGAAACTGCAGTCCCCTCGTTACCCCGTTTTCGATTTGGAAGCCGGGAAAAAGTACCAGTTCCGTGTGCATTCTGAGAACTTGTACGGGGCCAGCGAGGCCTCTAAGCCTACAGATCCCATCGAAAAGGTGGATGAGCATG GTAGTGAGCGGCCTGTTG GTGTTCCCTCCGCTCCTGGTCAGGTGGTTGCCACCAGGAACACCAAGTCCTCTGTGTTTGTGCAGTGGGACCCCCCCAAACACCCCAACCACCTCATTGGGTACTACATAGATGCCTCTTTGGTGGGATCCAAGGCCTGGGCCCCATGCAACCACAAGCCCTACAAGCACACCAG GTTTGTGGTCCATGGACTGACCCCGGGGGAGACCTATGTGTTCCGTGTCCAGGCTGTCAACATCTATGGCCTCAGTGATGAGTCCCAGGAGTCTACTCCTATTGCTGTGGAGCCCGCCCTCA CGACTCCCAGTGCACCTCATGGCATCACCATGCTGAGCTGTGACGGAGCCTCCATGATCATTGCCTGGAAGAGCCCCAAGCACTGCGGTGGCTCCAAGATCAACGCCTACTATGTCGACAAGCGTGATGCAGACACCCTGGCCTGGAAGGAGGTCAACTCTGCCCCTACCAAGACCAAGACCTACACG GTCGACGGTCTGACGGAGGGAACCTTCTACGAGTTTAAGGTCCAGGCTGGGAACCTGGCAGGTGTGGGCGTGCCCTCTGCTCCCAGCACACCTCTGAAGTGTGAGGCCTGGACTACCACAGTACCTG GTCCAGCCTATGACTTGGCCCTCAGAGAGGTCAGAGGTGACTCCCTGGTCATCCTGTGGAAGGCCCCTGTCTACACCGGCGCCAGTGCCGTCACTGGATACATCGTGGAGATGGCCAAGAAGGGCCATCACTACCACCCCCTGAATGAAGAGGCCATTGGCCACTGTTACCTGCAG GTGACTGGTCTGGAGGCAGGAGCAGAGTATACGTTCAAAGTGAAGGCTGTCAACGCTGAGGGAGTAGGAAAGGCCTCCCAGACATCTGAGCCAGTGGTTGCCAAGGCTCTGCCAG GCACCCAGGAGATCCAGTGTGGAGTGGATGAGGACACTGGTGATATTTTCCTGTCATTCGAGGCCTGTGAGATTTCTGAGACCTCCAACTTTGCTTGGTCTAAGAACTACAAAGAAATCAGTGACTGTCCAAGAGTCGCCATAGAAACTAAGGGCAAACa ctCTAAGCTGACTTTCGTCAACCCAGACGTGAGTGATTTGGGTGCCTTCTCTGTGGTTGTGACTGACACTGATGGAGTTTCTGCCAGCCACACCGTGACAGAGGATG CCCTGAACACCATGCTGGAACTCAGCTACAACATCAGACATCCAA TTGTCCCACTGAAGCACCAACTGAACTATGAGGTTCTAGAGAAGGGCCACGTGCGTTTCTGGCTGCAGTGCCTCAAGATGTCACCCGCCGTCACCTATAGGTTCATTGTCAACGACAAGGAGGTCACCAGCAGTGAT AGCCACAAGATCAGCCATGATGTGAACACCAGGGTGATCCAGATGACTGTGGATCACTTCTCCAAGGCCAGCGAGGCCACCTACACCGTCCAGATCCACGACGGCAGAGCCAAGAACCAGAGCTCTCTGGTCCTGGTGAGAGACG TGTTCAAGGCTGTCTTGAAGGAGGCTGAGTTCCAGAGGTCAGAGCACATCCGGAAACAAG GTCCCCACTTTGCTGAGTACCTTTCCTACCATGTGGATGACGACTGTACTGTTCTGCTCGTCTGCAAG GTTGCCAATGTGAAGAAAGAGACTGTGTTCCACTGGCTCAAGGATGAGGAGGAGATTGTTCTGGCGACCCCTCCTAACGTGATGTCTGGATCTGTTGCTCTCCCCATCTCCTTG TTCTCCAGAAAAGACCAGGGCCATTACAAAGCTAAACTCAGTGATGACAGAGGGAAAGACACTTCTGTCTTTGACATTTCTGGCCAAG TGTTTGATGATATTATCAACGCCATTGCCCACATTGCTG GGTCTTCTGCCTCTGAGCTGGTGCTTCAGTGTACCCCAGAAGGCATCAGGCTCCAGTGCTACATGAAGTACTACACAGAGGAGATCAGGACTGCCTGGTTGCACAA GGATAGCAAGATCTCGTCGTCTGAGAAGATGAGGATCGCCGGCACAGCTGAGATGGCCTGGATGCAGATCAGGGAGCCATcagagaaggagaagggacaCTACTCCATCCAGATTATGGATGCCACCAAGTCCCACACTCGCACATTCGACCTCTCCGGACAAG CATATACCGATGCCTATGAGGAGTACCTGAGACTCAA GGCTGCAGCCTTCGCTGAGAAGA ACCGTGGTAGAGTGGTTGGTGGTCTGCCGGATGTGGTCACCATTATGGAGCAGAAG ACCCTGAGCCTGACCTGCACAGTCTGGGGTGACCCCAGTCCAGAGGTCACCTGGTTCAAGAATGAAAATGAGGTAGTCTCCACTGAGCACGCCAAGATAACACTTGAGGCCAATAAGTTCGCCAGCCTCACCATCACCGCCGTCACGCCGGAGGACTCCGGCAAGTACAGCATCAACGTACGGAACAAATATGGCGGGGAGTTCGTGGAGATCACCGTGAGCGTCTACAAGCACGGCGAGAGCCCCCCCGAGCCTaaaatgggagggagaggagcaacACCTGCACCCCTGGCCTCCAAGACCCCTGCCCAAACACCTACCCCTGCCCAAACCCCCATCCCCCAGACCCCCACCCCATCCCTTAAGTCCCCCACCCCTTCCCTAAGGTCCCCTACCCCAACCGCCAAATCCCCAACCCCCCCTAGGCATGTTAAGTCGCCCAGCCCTGCCAGATCTCTCAAGTCACCAACCCCCCCTAGAAAGTAA
- the LOC139424585 gene encoding myomesin-2-like isoform X2 — protein sequence MATKVMHFNQKKHVSHVSHHSSHTTKHVVKEHSSRKSSSKSVNQVQHTHTTEAMAEPAYTVPAFSQRSAGEIEEYQRVSSHVGKGLASIQKELHRMRVATKTQVENIEIKREVQEMMHKKGTSSTETDKAPDFLVALRPHAAWEKTPVKLFCTVGGHPRPIVKWYKGGKPVDPLSAPGKYKIESKYGVHSLIISRCVVSDTAEYSAVATNSHGSTTSKAFVTVNRPAGGAYGSCQLSGQVPHMTVIHHSKLEITMLDRFGVSFGTEGGSISLVCTMVVVPDLPNVPPLAQWYRDDKLLKAGKLAEIKVGGGAATLTLPHLAKDDEGLYTLRMWTKDGTTEHSAYLFVKDAAPSVAGAPGAPLSIKAFDINSDYVLVAWKPPNTTNEAAITGYFVDKRESGSATWSQCNDAPVRICKYPVHGLSVGHAYHFRVRAVNSAGISRPSRESDKVTALDPAERERLQVIKLDGKHEVVIKADDLEGVPSAPGQVVATRNTKSSVFVQWDPPKHPNHLIGYYIDASLVGSKAWAPCNHKPYKHTRFVVHGLTPGETYVFRVQAVNIYGLSDESQESTPIAVEPALTTPSAPHGITMLSCDGASMIIAWKSPKHCGGSKINAYYVDKRDADTLAWKEVNSAPTKTKTYTVDGLTEGTFYEFKVQAGNLAGVGVPSAPSTPLKCEAWTTTVPGPAYDLALREVRGDSLVILWKAPVYTGASAVTGYIVEMAKKGHHYHPLNEEAIGHCYLQVTGLEAGAEYTFKVKAVNAEGVGKASQTSEPVVAKALPGTQEIQCGVDEDTGDIFLSFEACEISETSNFAWSKNYKEISDCPRVAIETKGKHSKLTFVNPDVSDLGAFSVVVTDTDGVSASHTVTEDALNTMLELSYNIRHPIVPLKHQLNYEVLEKGHVRFWLQCLKMSPAVTYRFIVNDKEVTSSDSHKISHDVNTRVIQMTVDHFSKASEATYTVQIHDGRAKNQSSLVLVRDVFKAVLKEAEFQRSEHIRKQGPHFAEYLSYHVDDDCTVLLVCKVANVKKETVFHWLKDEEEIVLATPPNVMSGSVALPISLFSRKDQGHYKAKLSDDRGKDTSVFDISGQVFDDIINAIAHIAGSSASELVLQCTPEGIRLQCYMKYYTEEIRTAWLHKDSKISSSEKMRIAGTAEMAWMQIREPSEKEKGHYSIQIMDATKSHTRTFDLSGQAYTDAYEEYLRLKAAAFAEKNRGRVVGGLPDVVTIMEQKTLSLTCTVWGDPSPEVTWFKNENEVVSTEHAKITLEANKFASLTITAVTPEDSGKYSINVRNKYGGEFVEITVSVYKHGESPPEPKMGGRGATPAPLASKTPAQTPTPAQTPIPQTPTPSLKSPTPSLRSPTPTAKSPTPPRHVKSPSPARSLKSPTPPRK from the exons GAAATCAAGCTCTAAGTCTGTGAACCAGGTGCAGCACACCCACACCACAGAGGCTATGGCTGAACCAGCCTATACAGTGCCGGCGTTCAGCCAGAG GAGCGCCGGTGAGATAGAGGAGTACCAGCGAGTGTCTAGTCATGTTGGGAAAGGACTTGCTTCAATTCAGAAGGAGCTCCACAGGATGCGAGTGGCCACAAAGACCCAAGTGGAGAATATTGAGATTAAGAGAGAG GTGCAGGAGATGATGCACAAGAAGGGGACGTCGAGTACGGAGACGGACAAGGCCCCTGACTTCCTGGTGGCTCTGAGGCCCCACGCCGCGTGGGAGAAGACTCCTGTCAAGCTGTTCTGCACCGTAGGCGGTCACCCCAGGCCTATTGTCAAATG GTACAAGGGAGGAAAACCTGTTGACCCACTGAGTGCCCCAGGAAAGTACAAGATTGAGAGCAAGTATGGAGTACACAGTCTGATTATTAGCAG GTGCGTGGTGAGTGATACTGCAGAGTACAGCGCCGTGGCAACGAACTCCCATGGATCAACTACCAGCAAGGCCTTTGTCACTGTCAATA GACCAGCAGGGGGAGCCTATGGGTCCTGCCAGCTTTCTGGTCAAG TGCCCCACATGACTGTGATCCACCACAGTAAGCTGGAGATCACCATGCTGGATAGGTTTGGAGTGTCGTTCGGAACAGAGGGAGGTTCCATTAGTCTGGTGTGTACCATGGTGGTGGTCCCTGATCTGCCCAACGTACCACCATTGGCCCAGTGGTACAGAGACG ATAAACTGCTGAAGGCTGGGAAGTTGGCTGAGATTAAGGTTGGTGGGGGCGCTGCCACTTTGACTTTGCCCCACCTGGCCAAGGATGATGAGGGTCTGTACACCCTCCGCATGTGGACGAAGGACGGCACCACCGAGCACAGCGCCTACCTCTTTGTGAAAG ATGCTGCTCCCTCTGTGGCCGGAGCACCTGGTGCACCACTCAGCATCAAGGCGTTCGACATCAACTCGGACTACGTCCTGGTTGCCTGGAAACCCCCCAACACCACCAACGAGGCTGCCATCACCGGATACTTTGTGGACAA ACGTGAGTCTGGTAGTGCTACCTGGTCCCAGTGTAACGACGCCCCAGTGCGGATCTGTAAGTACCCCGTGCACGGCCTGAGCGTGGGTCACGCCTACCACTTCCGGGTCAGGGCTGTCAACAGTGCCGGGATCAGCAGACCGTCCCGGGAGTCTGACAAGGTGACTGCCCTGGACCCAGCTGAGCGAGAGAGACTGCAAG TGATTAAACTGGATGGGAAACATGAAGTAGTGATTAAAGCGGATGACCTGGAAG GTGTTCCCTCCGCTCCTGGTCAGGTGGTTGCCACCAGGAACACCAAGTCCTCTGTGTTTGTGCAGTGGGACCCCCCCAAACACCCCAACCACCTCATTGGGTACTACATAGATGCCTCTTTGGTGGGATCCAAGGCCTGGGCCCCATGCAACCACAAGCCCTACAAGCACACCAG GTTTGTGGTCCATGGACTGACCCCGGGGGAGACCTATGTGTTCCGTGTCCAGGCTGTCAACATCTATGGCCTCAGTGATGAGTCCCAGGAGTCTACTCCTATTGCTGTGGAGCCCGCCCTCA CGACTCCCAGTGCACCTCATGGCATCACCATGCTGAGCTGTGACGGAGCCTCCATGATCATTGCCTGGAAGAGCCCCAAGCACTGCGGTGGCTCCAAGATCAACGCCTACTATGTCGACAAGCGTGATGCAGACACCCTGGCCTGGAAGGAGGTCAACTCTGCCCCTACCAAGACCAAGACCTACACG GTCGACGGTCTGACGGAGGGAACCTTCTACGAGTTTAAGGTCCAGGCTGGGAACCTGGCAGGTGTGGGCGTGCCCTCTGCTCCCAGCACACCTCTGAAGTGTGAGGCCTGGACTACCACAGTACCTG GTCCAGCCTATGACTTGGCCCTCAGAGAGGTCAGAGGTGACTCCCTGGTCATCCTGTGGAAGGCCCCTGTCTACACCGGCGCCAGTGCCGTCACTGGATACATCGTGGAGATGGCCAAGAAGGGCCATCACTACCACCCCCTGAATGAAGAGGCCATTGGCCACTGTTACCTGCAG GTGACTGGTCTGGAGGCAGGAGCAGAGTATACGTTCAAAGTGAAGGCTGTCAACGCTGAGGGAGTAGGAAAGGCCTCCCAGACATCTGAGCCAGTGGTTGCCAAGGCTCTGCCAG GCACCCAGGAGATCCAGTGTGGAGTGGATGAGGACACTGGTGATATTTTCCTGTCATTCGAGGCCTGTGAGATTTCTGAGACCTCCAACTTTGCTTGGTCTAAGAACTACAAAGAAATCAGTGACTGTCCAAGAGTCGCCATAGAAACTAAGGGCAAACa ctCTAAGCTGACTTTCGTCAACCCAGACGTGAGTGATTTGGGTGCCTTCTCTGTGGTTGTGACTGACACTGATGGAGTTTCTGCCAGCCACACCGTGACAGAGGATG CCCTGAACACCATGCTGGAACTCAGCTACAACATCAGACATCCAA TTGTCCCACTGAAGCACCAACTGAACTATGAGGTTCTAGAGAAGGGCCACGTGCGTTTCTGGCTGCAGTGCCTCAAGATGTCACCCGCCGTCACCTATAGGTTCATTGTCAACGACAAGGAGGTCACCAGCAGTGAT AGCCACAAGATCAGCCATGATGTGAACACCAGGGTGATCCAGATGACTGTGGATCACTTCTCCAAGGCCAGCGAGGCCACCTACACCGTCCAGATCCACGACGGCAGAGCCAAGAACCAGAGCTCTCTGGTCCTGGTGAGAGACG TGTTCAAGGCTGTCTTGAAGGAGGCTGAGTTCCAGAGGTCAGAGCACATCCGGAAACAAG GTCCCCACTTTGCTGAGTACCTTTCCTACCATGTGGATGACGACTGTACTGTTCTGCTCGTCTGCAAG GTTGCCAATGTGAAGAAAGAGACTGTGTTCCACTGGCTCAAGGATGAGGAGGAGATTGTTCTGGCGACCCCTCCTAACGTGATGTCTGGATCTGTTGCTCTCCCCATCTCCTTG TTCTCCAGAAAAGACCAGGGCCATTACAAAGCTAAACTCAGTGATGACAGAGGGAAAGACACTTCTGTCTTTGACATTTCTGGCCAAG TGTTTGATGATATTATCAACGCCATTGCCCACATTGCTG GGTCTTCTGCCTCTGAGCTGGTGCTTCAGTGTACCCCAGAAGGCATCAGGCTCCAGTGCTACATGAAGTACTACACAGAGGAGATCAGGACTGCCTGGTTGCACAA GGATAGCAAGATCTCGTCGTCTGAGAAGATGAGGATCGCCGGCACAGCTGAGATGGCCTGGATGCAGATCAGGGAGCCATcagagaaggagaagggacaCTACTCCATCCAGATTATGGATGCCACCAAGTCCCACACTCGCACATTCGACCTCTCCGGACAAG CATATACCGATGCCTATGAGGAGTACCTGAGACTCAA GGCTGCAGCCTTCGCTGAGAAGA ACCGTGGTAGAGTGGTTGGTGGTCTGCCGGATGTGGTCACCATTATGGAGCAGAAG ACCCTGAGCCTGACCTGCACAGTCTGGGGTGACCCCAGTCCAGAGGTCACCTGGTTCAAGAATGAAAATGAGGTAGTCTCCACTGAGCACGCCAAGATAACACTTGAGGCCAATAAGTTCGCCAGCCTCACCATCACCGCCGTCACGCCGGAGGACTCCGGCAAGTACAGCATCAACGTACGGAACAAATATGGCGGGGAGTTCGTGGAGATCACCGTGAGCGTCTACAAGCACGGCGAGAGCCCCCCCGAGCCTaaaatgggagggagaggagcaacACCTGCACCCCTGGCCTCCAAGACCCCTGCCCAAACACCTACCCCTGCCCAAACCCCCATCCCCCAGACCCCCACCCCATCCCTTAAGTCCCCCACCCCTTCCCTAAGGTCCCCTACCCCAACCGCCAAATCCCCAACCCCCCCTAGGCATGTTAAGTCGCCCAGCCCTGCCAGATCTCTCAAGTCACCAACCCCCCCTAGAAAGTAA